The following are encoded in a window of Limisphaerales bacterium genomic DNA:
- the recJ gene encoding single-stranded-DNA-specific exonuclease RecJ: MKHHWHVAGNNSDAAAALARELGVSNLLAQCLINRGLEDNGEAKNFLEPRLANLSPPEDIPNLPAAVERLFDARDRHERIVVFGDYDVDGVTSATLLLDSLRLLGWSVEAYLPHRIDEGYGLTEEGVANCLKKYQPNLLLAVDCGSTSVDVIAGLKTNGIDVIVLDHHQVSDLPPPAVAMVNPQVAADGEPDFRELCSAGLAFKLIHGLVKAGRKKGFDEFAEFDIRVALDLVALGTLADIVPLRRENRILAHAGLRQLNRTERPGILALAKAAGITGVMGGFEVGFQIGPRLNAAGRLESATAALDLLRERDSSAAAEMAGKLDRQNRERQLAEKEMTRQVIDTVRNQFNPETDYAIVHGDPGWHIGVVGIVASRVMREFYRPAVIVGGSPDGLRGSGRSVDGFDLAAALRICEAEGILDRAGGHAMAAGVSLQPEQLEFFRVRLNELAAEQFTGRELIPTLRLDAIVPLTELTFAAVQSLDKLQPTGQGNHSVQISVPQLELDASVRRMGKEQQHAKLSVTDGNTSADAICWNATEKDLPEGRFDLAVEPSINTWRGKRSLQLKILDWRPAAG, translated from the coding sequence ATGAAACACCATTGGCATGTTGCTGGAAATAATTCGGATGCCGCCGCAGCCTTGGCGCGTGAGTTAGGGGTTTCTAATCTCCTCGCCCAATGTTTAATTAATCGCGGGCTTGAGGATAATGGTGAGGCAAAGAATTTTCTAGAACCACGTTTGGCAAATTTATCGCCCCCCGAGGACATCCCTAATTTGCCAGCTGCCGTGGAGCGGTTGTTCGACGCACGGGATCGTCACGAGCGCATTGTGGTGTTCGGCGATTACGATGTTGACGGAGTAACATCCGCGACATTGTTGCTTGATTCCCTACGATTGCTTGGCTGGAGCGTGGAGGCATATTTACCGCATCGCATAGATGAGGGGTACGGCTTAACCGAAGAAGGCGTGGCCAATTGCCTCAAAAAATATCAACCCAATTTGTTGCTCGCCGTAGATTGCGGGTCCACCTCGGTGGATGTAATTGCCGGTTTAAAAACCAATGGCATCGACGTAATCGTGCTCGATCACCATCAGGTTTCGGATCTGCCACCACCGGCAGTTGCCATGGTGAATCCGCAAGTTGCCGCTGATGGTGAGCCGGATTTTCGCGAGCTGTGTTCCGCCGGCTTGGCGTTCAAGCTCATCCACGGCCTCGTAAAAGCCGGTCGCAAAAAAGGATTCGATGAGTTTGCTGAGTTTGATATCCGCGTTGCGTTGGATCTTGTGGCGCTCGGCACGCTGGCCGACATAGTCCCGTTAAGGCGTGAAAACCGGATTCTCGCCCATGCCGGCTTGCGTCAGCTAAACCGCACCGAGCGCCCTGGTATTCTTGCGCTCGCCAAGGCGGCGGGCATCACCGGTGTGATGGGGGGCTTTGAAGTGGGATTCCAAATCGGTCCGCGCCTTAACGCTGCAGGCCGTTTGGAAAGTGCCACGGCGGCTTTGGATTTACTGCGTGAAAGGGATTCCAGCGCGGCCGCTGAAATGGCCGGCAAGCTCGATCGCCAAAATCGTGAACGTCAACTCGCCGAAAAAGAGATGACTCGTCAAGTGATCGATACGGTTCGCAATCAGTTCAATCCTGAGACAGATTACGCCATTGTCCACGGTGATCCTGGTTGGCACATCGGCGTTGTGGGCATTGTGGCTTCACGAGTGATGCGCGAATTCTATCGACCCGCTGTCATCGTCGGCGGCAGTCCGGATGGACTGCGTGGTTCGGGTCGGAGCGTCGATGGATTCGACCTCGCCGCCGCATTGCGCATCTGCGAGGCGGAAGGGATTCTTGATCGCGCGGGCGGCCACGCGATGGCGGCGGGTGTGAGTTTGCAACCGGAACAGCTCGAATTCTTTCGTGTGCGCCTCAATGAACTGGCGGCAGAACAGTTCACAGGAAGAGAACTCATACCCACGTTACGCCTTGATGCGATCGTACCACTCACCGAGCTGACCTTTGCTGCAGTTCAATCGCTCGATAAATTGCAGCCGACCGGCCAGGGCAATCACTCAGTGCAAATCTCGGTGCCGCAGCTTGAGCTCGATGCCTCCGTGCGTCGAATGGGAAAAGAACAACAACACGCCAAGCTGAGTGTCACCGACGGCAACACATCGGCTGATGCGATTTGTTGGAATGCAACTGAAAAGGATTTGCCTGAAGGTCGATTTGATTTGGCGGTGGAACCTTCCATTAACACGTGGCGCGGGAAGCGCTCGTTACAGTTGAAGATTCTCGACTGGCGCCCCGCTGCTGGTTAG
- a CDS encoding TerC family protein: MIAAGIAPWHYGVFVVGVLFILALDLGLFNRKAHKVGFKEALGWSTLWFAVAMAFAFFAVPELYEGKAEGAEKRMEFITGYILELSLSMDNVFVIALIFTYFKVKPEFQHRVLFWGIIGALVMRGLMIGVGSAAVTKFHWILYAFGAFLLFTGIKMLFHDDDDGVDPENNPLVKLARKLFPVHNQFEGEHFTIRVDGKRMLTPMAIVLVTIEYTDVIFAVDSIPAIFAVTTDPFIVFTSNMFAILGLRSLYFVLAGMIEIFHYLKYGLALVLAFIGAKMLAEPWLKDFHIPNWGPLAVVVSILLLSIFASLLHKKNASDDSSDAE; encoded by the coding sequence ATGATTGCTGCCGGCATCGCCCCCTGGCATTACGGAGTGTTTGTAGTGGGCGTGTTGTTCATTCTCGCCCTCGACCTCGGCCTTTTCAATCGCAAGGCGCACAAGGTTGGCTTCAAAGAGGCCCTCGGGTGGAGCACGTTGTGGTTTGCGGTGGCAATGGCGTTTGCATTTTTTGCAGTTCCTGAATTATATGAAGGGAAAGCGGAGGGCGCCGAAAAGCGGATGGAGTTTATTACCGGCTACATCCTTGAGCTTTCGCTTTCGATGGACAACGTATTCGTTATCGCACTCATCTTTACGTACTTCAAAGTAAAGCCCGAGTTTCAGCATCGTGTGCTTTTTTGGGGCATCATCGGCGCGCTTGTGATGCGCGGTTTAATGATTGGTGTTGGTTCAGCGGCGGTCACTAAGTTTCATTGGATTCTTTATGCGTTCGGCGCATTTCTGTTGTTTACTGGCATCAAGATGCTCTTTCACGACGACGATGACGGTGTCGATCCGGAAAACAATCCACTGGTCAAGCTCGCCCGCAAGCTCTTTCCCGTACACAATCAGTTTGAAGGCGAGCATTTCACCATCCGCGTCGACGGCAAACGAATGCTCACGCCGATGGCCATCGTGTTAGTGACCATTGAATACACTGATGTGATTTTCGCGGTGGACTCGATCCCCGCGATCTTTGCCGTGACCACTGATCCGTTTATTGTGTTCACCTCGAACATGTTCGCAATTTTAGGCTTACGTTCACTCTACTTTGTGCTTGCGGGAATGATAGAAATTTTTCACTACCTCAAATACGGTCTCGCGCTTGTCCTCGCTTTTATTGGTGCAAAAATGCTCGCCGAACCTTGGCTGAAAGATTTCCATATTCCCAATTGGGGGCCTCTGGCGGTGGTGGTTTCTATTTTGCTGTTGTCTATCTTCGCCTCCTTGTTGCACAAAAAAAATGCCTCGGATGATTCCAGTGATGCGGAGTAA
- the ispD gene encoding 2-C-methyl-D-erythritol 4-phosphate cytidylyltransferase codes for MVSAVIVAAGSGTRMGVDKLFLEVAGLPIVGHTWRRFDAHPAIDEIVLVIRENSRAEFEALGKRLPLNKPFSFVIGGDERQDSVSNGLGAVHANCELVAIQDGARPCTPNEAITTTISAAQKGGAAVSANKVVDTIKEADGTGRIARNVDRTYLWAVQTPQLFKVDVLRKAMAAVRAQDAQITDDTSACELIGQPVTLVDCGAPNPKVTTVGDLLLVEMLLRQ; via the coding sequence ATGGTTTCAGCCGTCATCGTTGCCGCCGGAAGCGGCACCCGCATGGGCGTGGACAAACTTTTCCTTGAGGTGGCCGGGCTACCCATCGTCGGTCACACTTGGCGGCGCTTTGATGCGCATCCGGCAATCGACGAAATTGTGCTTGTGATCCGCGAAAATTCGCGCGCCGAATTTGAGGCATTGGGCAAACGGCTTCCGCTCAATAAACCATTCTCCTTCGTAATTGGCGGCGATGAGCGGCAAGATTCAGTAAGCAACGGACTAGGCGCGGTGCATGCGAATTGCGAGCTGGTTGCCATTCAGGACGGCGCCCGGCCCTGCACGCCCAATGAGGCAATCACGACCACCATTTCTGCAGCCCAAAAGGGTGGGGCGGCAGTGTCCGCCAACAAAGTGGTCGACACCATTAAAGAAGCGGACGGCACTGGCCGGATTGCCCGGAACGTGGACCGTACCTATTTGTGGGCAGTGCAAACTCCACAACTATTCAAGGTGGATGTGCTGCGCAAAGCAATGGCCGCTGTGCGCGCGCAAGACGCGCAAATTACAGATGACACCTCAGCGTGTGAATTGATCGGCCAACCAGTGACCTTGGTGGATTGTGGCGCGCCCAATCCCAAAGTGACCACCGTGGGCGACTTATTATTAGTCGAAATGTTGCTTCGTCAATAA